One genomic window of Nicotiana sylvestris chromosome 10, ASM39365v2, whole genome shotgun sequence includes the following:
- the LOC104237147 gene encoding profilin-1: MSWQTYVDDHLMADIEGQQGHHLAAAAILGHDGSVWAQSSTFPKFKPEEITNIMKDFDEPGHLAPTGLFLGGAKYMVIQGEPGAVIRGKKGSGGITIKKTNQALIFGIYEEPVTPGQCNMVVEKIGDYLVDQGY; the protein is encoded by the exons ATGTCGTGGCAAACATATGTCGATGATCATTTGATGGCTGACATTGAAGGTCAGCAAGGTCACCATCTCGCTGCTGCAGCTATTCTTGGCCATGATGGCAGTGTCTGGGCTCAGAGTTCCACTTTCCCTAAG TTTAAACCAGAGGAAATTACTAATATCATGAAAGATTTCGATGAACCTGGACATCTAGCTCCAACTGGTTTATTCCTTGGCGGGGCAAAATACATGGTAATCCAAGGAGAACCTGGCGCTGTCATCCGTGGGAAGAAG GGATCTGGTGGAATAACCATCAAGAAAACTAACCAGGCTCTGATTTTTGGTATCTATGAGGAACCAGTGACCCCAGGACAGTGCAACATGGTGGTTGAGAAAATTGGTGACTATCTTGTTGACCAGGGCTATTAA
- the LOC104237146 gene encoding mediator of RNA polymerase II transcription subunit 6, with the protein MATTPMMPPMGNPNFDGGAPPQPGTDMTGICFRDQLWLNTYPLDRNLVFDYFALSPFYDWTCNNEQLRSRAIHPLDISHLSKMTGSEYTLSEVMEPHLFVIRKQKRDSPEKVTPMLTYYILDGSIYQAPQLCNVFAGRLGRALYHISKAFSSAASKLEKTGYVAAENESEASEPKPAKETIDFKELKRVDHILASLQRKLPPVPPPPPFPEGYAPPSTAEASENQQAETQLPPVDPIIDQGPSKRMKV; encoded by the exons ATGGCGACGACGCCAATGATGCCGCCGATGGGGAACCCAAACTTTGATGGAGGTGCACCGCCGCAGCCGGGGACTGACATGACAGGAATATGCTTCAGGGACCAGTTATGGCTGAATACATATCCGCTGGATCGTAACCTAGTATTTGACTACTTTGCTCTTTCTCCTTTCTATGACTGGACTTGCAACAATGAGCAACTCCGATCACGCGCCATTCACCCGCTCGATATTTCTCATTTATC GAAAATGACGGGCAGCGAATACACGCTGAGTGAAGTTATGGAGCCACATCTCTTTGTCATTCGTAAGCAAAAGAGGGATAGTCCCGAGAAGGTAACACCGATGTTGACTTATTATATATTGGATGGCTCAATTTACCAAGCTCCGCAGCTCTGCAATGTGTTTGCAGGTCGACTG GGACGTGCTTTATATCATATATCCAAAGCTTTCAGTTCTGCAGCTTCAAAGTTGGAAAAGACCGGATATG TGGCTGCTGAAAATGAGAGTGAAGCATCTGAACCTAAGCCTGCTAAGGAGACCATTGACTTCAAGGAACTTAAGCGAGTTGATCATATCCTTGCTTCCCTACAACGAAAG CTACCACCAGTACCTCCACCCCCACCATTTCCGGAAGGCTATGCACCACCTTCCACAGCAGAAGCATCTGAAAACCAGCAAGCAGAGACTCAGTTGCCTCCAGTTGATCCCATCATCGACCAAGGTCCGTCTAAGCGAATGAAAGTATGA